A genomic window from Flavobacterium johnsoniae includes:
- a CDS encoding glycosyltransferase family 4 protein produces MEQKKLLIITYYFPPAGGPGVQRWLKFVKYLPEFDVQPIVYVPENPTYPIVDEGLVSEISDKVIVLKNKIWEPYQLASIFSKNKTKKISSGIFPQKKKQTFLDKTFLWVRGNLFIPDARVFWVKPSVSYLEKYIKENNINTIVTSGPPHSLHLIGLELQQKLNVKWFADFRDPWTTIGYHKALRLSSYAEKKHKNLEHKVLNSADEIIVTSKTTKTEFEAITDKPITVITNGYDVETVEKQTLDKKFTLAHIGSFLSDRNPPFLWEVLVELLQEVPEFKSHLEIKLIGAVSQEVLDAIKEHKLNEYLNLVGYVSHKEAVAHQRKSQVLLLIEINSEDTKSIIPGKLFEYMVSNRPIIAIGPQGSDFADIVTQTNTGVFFDYSEKAKLKSVILDFFNQFLEGKLQSHGIGLQQYSRKNLTKQLAQLISKS; encoded by the coding sequence TTGGAACAAAAAAAACTCTTAATAATTACCTATTATTTTCCGCCTGCGGGTGGGCCTGGTGTACAACGTTGGTTAAAATTTGTAAAATATTTGCCAGAGTTTGATGTACAGCCAATTGTTTATGTTCCGGAAAATCCAACTTATCCAATTGTTGATGAAGGTTTAGTAAGCGAAATTTCAGATAAAGTTATTGTTTTAAAGAATAAAATTTGGGAACCTTATCAATTGGCTTCTATTTTTTCAAAAAATAAAACAAAAAAAATCAGTTCTGGAATTTTTCCACAAAAGAAAAAACAAACTTTTTTAGATAAAACTTTTCTTTGGGTTCGCGGAAATCTTTTTATTCCAGATGCTCGCGTCTTTTGGGTAAAACCTTCTGTTTCTTATCTTGAGAAATACATTAAAGAAAATAATATTAATACTATTGTTACTTCTGGACCGCCGCATAGTCTGCATTTAATTGGTTTAGAATTACAGCAAAAACTAAATGTAAAATGGTTTGCTGATTTCCGTGATCCTTGGACAACAATTGGGTATCATAAAGCGCTTCGTTTATCTTCGTATGCTGAAAAAAAACATAAGAATTTAGAACATAAAGTACTTAATTCTGCTGATGAAATCATTGTAACAAGCAAAACAACAAAAACAGAATTTGAAGCAATTACAGATAAACCAATTACTGTAATTACAAATGGTTACGACGTTGAAACTGTTGAAAAACAGACTTTAGATAAAAAATTTACTTTAGCACATATTGGCTCATTTTTGTCCGATCGAAATCCGCCATTTTTATGGGAAGTTTTGGTCGAATTACTGCAAGAAGTTCCTGAGTTTAAATCTCATTTAGAAATTAAATTAATTGGCGCTGTAAGTCAAGAAGTTTTAGATGCGATAAAAGAGCATAAACTAAATGAATATTTAAATTTAGTAGGTTACGTTTCTCATAAAGAAGCAGTTGCACATCAAAGAAAATCTCAGGTTTTACTTTTGATTGAAATTAATTCGGAAGATACGAAAAGCATTATTCCTGGTAAATTATTTGAATACATGGTTTCAAACCGTCCAATAATTGCAATTGGACCGCAAGGTTCTGATTTTGCAGATATTGTAACGCAAACAAATACTGGAGTATTTTTTGATTATTCTGAAAAAGCGAAACTAAAAAGTGTAATTTTGGACTTTTTTAATCAGTTTTTGGAAGGAAAATTGCAATCACATGGAATTGGTTTACAGCAATATTCAAGAAAAAATCTAACCAAGCAATTAGCACAGCTGATTAGTAAATCATAG
- a CDS encoding lipopolysaccharide biosynthesis protein, with product MGVVLNQSFKNTIITYIGFGIGAINTLYLYPIFLGATFYGLTNYITSSANVIMPLFAIGMQNTLVKFYSQYKTEEEKSQFLSFTVLFPIILIIPLLLIGLCFYDEILFFLSKKNAIVKSYIWLIPFIGLTMAYFEIFYAWARVHMHSVFGNFVKEIGLRLFSLFLLIAVYYDVLSVEGFVYATAGLYFLAFLVTMFYAFSVQKPHFQISKPKNAKDILVYSFYIILSGSVANLLLDGDKMILNQYMIIDNIAFYSVATYIALVISVPSRAMHQIVYPITAKLMHENKHDELNELYKKTSINLQMVGGFVMLCIFVNINQLYELVPKEYSGGISVVFMIGLSKYFDLILGNNNAIIFNTKYYRMVLYLGLMLVVLTIVLNMIFIPIFGIFGSAFATLLSITLYSLAKLLFVVKKLHLYPFTKQTIHSMVLTFALFLVFYFWEFPFFQLISIALKSILVTILYVYLNYKFKISTDINNVIDSVLKKIGIKI from the coding sequence ATGGGTGTTGTCTTAAATCAGTCTTTTAAAAATACAATTATTACTTATATTGGTTTTGGTATCGGAGCCATTAACACACTTTATTTGTATCCAATTTTTCTTGGAGCAACTTTTTATGGATTGACAAACTATATAACTTCAAGTGCTAATGTTATAATGCCCTTGTTTGCTATCGGAATGCAAAATACATTGGTGAAGTTTTATTCTCAATATAAAACCGAAGAAGAAAAATCTCAATTTTTATCTTTTACGGTTTTGTTTCCCATTATCTTAATAATTCCGCTATTATTAATTGGACTTTGTTTTTACGATGAAATCCTGTTTTTTCTGTCAAAAAAGAATGCAATTGTTAAAAGTTATATATGGCTTATCCCATTTATTGGGTTAACTATGGCATATTTCGAAATTTTTTATGCTTGGGCACGCGTTCATATGCACTCTGTCTTTGGAAATTTTGTTAAAGAAATTGGTCTGAGATTGTTTTCTTTATTTCTATTGATAGCAGTTTATTATGATGTACTGAGTGTCGAAGGATTTGTATATGCAACTGCAGGATTATATTTTTTAGCCTTTTTGGTTACTATGTTTTATGCTTTTAGTGTTCAGAAACCTCATTTTCAGATTTCAAAACCAAAGAATGCAAAAGATATATTAGTTTATTCATTTTATATTATTTTGTCTGGAAGTGTTGCCAATTTACTTTTAGATGGAGATAAAATGATATTAAATCAATATATGATTATTGATAATATTGCGTTCTATTCGGTTGCAACTTATATAGCATTAGTCATTTCAGTTCCAAGTCGTGCCATGCATCAAATTGTTTATCCAATTACTGCAAAATTAATGCATGAAAACAAACATGACGAATTAAATGAACTTTATAAAAAAACATCTATTAACCTTCAAATGGTTGGTGGTTTTGTAATGCTTTGCATTTTTGTAAATATTAATCAATTATATGAATTAGTTCCGAAAGAATATAGCGGCGGAATTTCTGTAGTATTTATGATTGGTCTTTCTAAATATTTTGATTTAATTTTAGGAAACAATAATGCGATTATTTTTAATACCAAATATTACAGAATGGTGTTGTATTTAGGACTAATGTTGGTTGTTTTAACAATTGTGCTAAATATGATTTTTATTCCAATTTTTGGAATTTTCGGTTCTGCGTTTGCAACGCTTTTATCTATTACTTTGTATAGTTTGGCTAAACTCCTTTTTGTCGTTAAAAAACTTCATTTATATCCATTTACAAAGCAGACTATTCATTCAATGGTTTTAACTTTTGCTTTATTTTTGGTATTTTATTTTTGGGAATTTCCATTTTTCCAATTAATTAGTATAGCTTTAAAATCCATTTTGGTTACTATTCTATATGTTTATTTGAATTATAAATTCAAGATTTCGACAGATATTAATAACGTGATTGATTCTGTTTTAAAAAAAATAGGAATTAAAATATAA
- a CDS encoding mechanosensitive ion channel family protein: MKIKILSLLGFFLIFSSSLIFAQTNDKQILDKSVTPIKLKGYPVSPFKDTLFLVYTNVGSFSAKERANYISNKIKKLYEESFFEKDSVIIVPSDVSLDIVYKNDLVIMSVLKADANAENASMSFIAKRNLALIKRAIIYQNENYSQLPKRIGYTALLILIISLVLFLAGKLFNLLKKYIIKNKARYFKGVSYNSIKILSPQKQQFIFLRLFGFIKTITLIFIVYLSLPVLFSIFPATKEYTTTLLQWILTPAKSVLMGLVDFLPSLITIIVIIIIFRYALKLIKFFFYEIKSENIKIDGFYSDWALPTFNIIRLLMYAFMLVIIFPYLPGSDSSIFKGVSVFVGVLFSLGSSNAIANMVAGLVITYMRPFKIGDYIKIGDVSGEVIEKTALVTRIRTPKFEDITIPNATVLSSTSTNYSANTQQSTNGLLIHTTVSIGYDVPWTAIHKALIDAALKTEMIEKEPKPFVLQTSLDDFYVSYQINVYTKEPTKQPRIYSSLHQNIQDSFNAAGIEIMSPHYSALRDGNASTVQSDEKSNDKL; encoded by the coding sequence ATGAAAATAAAAATACTTAGTTTATTAGGGTTCTTTCTTATATTTTCTTCGTCATTAATATTTGCTCAAACAAATGATAAGCAGATTTTAGATAAATCAGTTACGCCAATAAAACTCAAAGGTTATCCGGTTAGTCCGTTTAAAGACACACTTTTTTTAGTTTATACTAATGTAGGATCTTTTTCGGCTAAAGAGCGGGCTAATTATATTTCGAATAAAATTAAAAAGCTTTATGAAGAGTCTTTTTTTGAGAAAGATTCTGTAATTATAGTTCCTTCTGATGTTTCTCTAGATATTGTTTACAAAAACGATTTGGTAATAATGTCTGTTTTAAAAGCAGATGCAAACGCAGAAAATGCTTCAATGTCTTTTATTGCTAAACGTAATTTAGCATTAATTAAAAGGGCTATTATTTATCAGAATGAAAATTATTCGCAATTGCCAAAACGAATTGGATATACGGCATTGTTAATCCTTATAATTAGTTTGGTTTTATTTTTGGCGGGGAAACTTTTTAATTTGCTCAAAAAATATATCATTAAAAACAAAGCACGATATTTCAAAGGAGTTAGTTATAATTCTATAAAAATATTATCTCCACAAAAACAGCAATTTATATTTCTTCGTCTTTTCGGATTTATAAAAACGATAACTCTAATTTTTATTGTTTATCTATCTCTGCCTGTTTTATTTAGCATTTTTCCGGCAACAAAAGAATATACAACAACATTGCTTCAGTGGATATTAACACCAGCGAAATCAGTTTTAATGGGACTTGTTGATTTTTTACCGAGTTTAATAACCATTATTGTAATCATCATCATTTTTAGATATGCATTAAAATTGATCAAATTTTTCTTTTATGAAATAAAATCAGAAAACATTAAAATAGATGGATTTTACAGCGATTGGGCTTTGCCTACATTCAATATCATCCGCTTATTAATGTATGCTTTTATGTTAGTAATTATATTTCCTTATTTGCCAGGATCTGATTCTTCGATATTTAAAGGCGTATCTGTATTTGTAGGTGTTTTATTTTCGCTTGGTTCTTCAAACGCAATTGCAAATATGGTGGCAGGTTTGGTCATTACATATATGCGTCCGTTTAAAATCGGAGATTACATAAAAATTGGCGATGTAAGTGGAGAGGTAATAGAAAAAACAGCTTTAGTTACTAGAATTAGAACGCCTAAATTTGAAGATATTACAATTCCGAATGCTACAGTTTTGTCTAGTACTTCTACAAATTATTCGGCAAATACACAGCAATCTACAAACGGATTATTAATTCATACTACAGTATCAATTGGTTACGACGTTCCGTGGACAGCCATTCATAAAGCTTTAATTGATGCAGCTTTAAAAACAGAAATGATTGAAAAAGAACCAAAACCATTTGTGCTTCAAACAAGTTTGGATGATTTTTATGTTTCGTACCAAATTAATGTCTATACAAAAGAACCTACAAAGCAGCCAAGGATATATTCATCTCTTCATCAGAATATTCAAGACTCATTTAATGCGGCTGGAATCGAAATTATGTCTCCACATTATAGTGCTTTACGAGACGGAAATGCTTCCACCGTGCAATCGGACGAAAAAAGTAACGATAAATTATAA
- the uvrA gene encoding excinuclease ABC subunit UvrA, with translation MQIDLSKIDPKSNIIIKGAQVHNLKNVDVVIPRNKLVVITGLSGSGKSSLAFDTLYAEGQRRYVESLSSYARQFLGRLDKPKVEYIKGIAPAIAIEQKVNTTNARSTVGTSTEIYDYIKLLFARIGRTYSPISGQEVKKNTVTDVISDVKTLEIDSKWLLLAPIHLEEGRQLEDKLKVLLQQGFARILVDNEMVRLDEFNASDLHQFDNKDILLIIDRIVVKEEEEFYNRLADAVQTAFFEGKGIAFLQELNGEKRFSYSNKFELDGITFLEPNVHLFSFNNPYGACPVCEGYGNIIGIDADLVVPNTSLSIFESAIYPWRGESMSWYKDEFVKHAYKFDFPIHKPYFQLTEEQKDLIWTGNQYFQGLNDFFRELEEKNYKIQNRVMLSRYRGKTKCHVCKGKRLREEASYVKINGKTVSDLVDLPIKHLVTFFKNIELNVYEKQIAKRLMVEINNRLSFLTEVGLDYLTLNRNSATLSGGESQRINLATSLGSSLVGSMYILDEPSIGLHPKDSERLIKVLLSLRDLGNTVIVVEHDEDIMKAADMIIDIGPEAGTFGGKLVAQGTYDEILKSDSLTAKYLNGDLEITVPKKRRKFKNHIDIVGARENNLKNIDVTFPLDVLTVVTGVSGSGKSTLIKKILFPAMQKKLESASEKAGQFTELKGSFSQIKHIEYVDQNPIGRSSRSNPVTYIKAYDDIRDLYAKEKLSKIRGYQAKHFSFNVDGGRCETCKGEGSINVEMVFMADVSLPCETCGGKRFKKEILEVTFDNKNINDILTMTIDDSIAFFEKNKQSKITQKLQPLQDVGLGYVQLGQSSSTLSGGEAQRIKLASFLVKGATKEKALFVFDEPTTGLHFHDIKKLLASFDALIEKGHSIIVIEHNLDLIKCADWILDLGPEGGENGGYLLASGTPEDIVKVKDSVTGIYLKDKL, from the coding sequence ATGCAAATTGATCTTTCTAAAATAGACCCAAAATCAAATATTATAATAAAAGGAGCACAAGTACATAATTTAAAAAATGTAGATGTGGTTATTCCTCGAAACAAACTTGTTGTTATAACAGGTCTTTCGGGATCTGGAAAATCGAGTTTAGCTTTTGATACTTTATATGCCGAAGGGCAACGACGTTATGTAGAGAGTTTGTCTTCTTATGCTCGTCAGTTTTTAGGTCGTTTAGACAAACCAAAAGTAGAATACATAAAGGGTATTGCTCCGGCAATTGCAATTGAGCAAAAAGTTAATACAACAAATGCACGTTCAACTGTTGGAACTTCTACCGAAATTTACGATTACATTAAACTTTTATTCGCTAGAATTGGGCGCACTTACTCGCCAATTTCTGGACAAGAGGTTAAAAAAAATACGGTAACAGATGTTATTTCTGATGTAAAAACTCTAGAAATAGACAGCAAATGGTTGCTGCTTGCTCCTATTCATTTAGAAGAAGGAAGACAGCTAGAAGACAAACTGAAAGTACTATTGCAACAAGGATTTGCGCGTATTTTGGTCGATAACGAAATGGTTCGTTTAGATGAATTTAATGCTTCAGATTTACATCAATTTGATAATAAAGATATTTTATTGATTATAGATCGTATTGTTGTAAAAGAGGAAGAAGAATTCTACAATCGTCTTGCCGACGCTGTTCAAACTGCTTTTTTTGAAGGAAAAGGAATTGCTTTTTTACAAGAACTGAATGGCGAAAAAAGATTTTCGTATTCTAATAAATTTGAACTCGACGGAATCACCTTTTTAGAACCAAATGTCCATTTATTCAGCTTCAATAATCCTTACGGAGCTTGCCCTGTTTGCGAAGGTTACGGAAATATAATCGGAATTGATGCAGATCTCGTGGTTCCGAATACTTCATTATCTATTTTCGAAAGCGCTATTTATCCTTGGCGTGGCGAGAGTATGAGTTGGTATAAAGATGAATTTGTTAAACATGCTTATAAGTTTGATTTTCCAATTCACAAACCATATTTTCAATTAACTGAAGAACAAAAAGATTTAATTTGGACTGGAAATCAATATTTTCAGGGTTTAAATGATTTCTTTAGAGAATTAGAAGAAAAAAATTATAAGATTCAAAATCGTGTAATGTTATCGCGCTATCGCGGAAAAACTAAATGTCACGTCTGTAAAGGCAAACGTCTTCGCGAAGAGGCTTCATACGTAAAAATCAACGGAAAAACTGTTTCAGATTTAGTCGATTTACCGATTAAACATTTAGTTACATTCTTTAAAAATATTGAATTGAACGTTTACGAAAAGCAAATCGCAAAACGTTTAATGGTTGAAATTAATAATCGTTTGTCATTTTTAACCGAAGTTGGCCTAGATTATCTTACTTTGAATAGAAATTCTGCTACACTTTCCGGAGGAGAATCGCAGCGTATTAATCTTGCAACTTCTTTAGGAAGCAGTTTGGTTGGCTCTATGTACATTTTAGATGAGCCAAGTATTGGTTTGCATCCGAAAGATTCTGAAAGATTGATCAAAGTTTTGCTTTCTCTTCGCGATTTAGGAAATACCGTTATTGTAGTTGAACACGATGAAGACATCATGAAAGCTGCTGATATGATTATTGATATCGGTCCTGAAGCTGGAACTTTTGGAGGAAAACTAGTCGCTCAGGGAACTTATGATGAAATTTTAAAATCTGATTCATTAACAGCTAAATATTTAAATGGTGATTTAGAAATTACTGTCCCGAAGAAAAGAAGAAAATTCAAAAATCATATTGATATTGTTGGCGCACGCGAAAACAACTTAAAAAATATTGATGTTACTTTTCCTTTAGATGTTTTAACCGTTGTTACAGGTGTATCAGGAAGTGGAAAAAGTACCTTAATTAAGAAAATTTTATTTCCTGCAATGCAGAAAAAGCTGGAAAGTGCCTCTGAAAAAGCGGGACAGTTTACAGAGCTAAAAGGTTCGTTTTCTCAAATCAAACATATCGAGTATGTAGACCAAAATCCGATTGGAAGAAGTTCTAGATCGAATCCTGTAACTTACATAAAAGCTTACGATGACATTCGTGATTTATATGCCAAAGAAAAATTATCGAAAATAAGAGGCTATCAAGCCAAACATTTCTCTTTTAATGTCGACGGAGGCAGATGTGAAACTTGTAAAGGAGAAGGCTCTATAAACGTCGAAATGGTCTTTATGGCAGATGTTTCATTACCTTGTGAAACTTGTGGAGGAAAACGATTTAAAAAAGAAATTTTAGAAGTTACTTTTGATAATAAAAACATCAACGACATTCTAACAATGACAATTGATGATTCGATTGCTTTTTTCGAAAAAAACAAACAATCAAAAATTACACAAAAATTACAGCCTCTTCAAGATGTTGGTCTTGGTTATGTGCAATTAGGTCAATCTTCTTCTACCCTTTCTGGAGGCGAAGCACAACGTATTAAATTGGCTTCTTTTCTAGTAAAAGGCGCAACAAAAGAAAAAGCTTTATTTGTATTCGACGAACCAACAACGGGACTTCATTTTCATGATATTAAAAAGCTTTTAGCTTCTTTTGACGCTTTAATCGAAAAAGGGCATTCTATTATTGTTATCGAGCATAATCTTGATTTAATAAAATGTGCCGATTGGATTCTGGATCTTGGACCTGAAGGTGGTGAAAATGGGGGTTATTTACTGGCTTCTGGAACTCCAGAAGATATTGTAAAAGTAAAAGACTCAGTAACTGGAATTTATTTAAAGGATAAATTATAA
- a CDS encoding RNA polymerase sigma factor: MADLHTPDALLVKNYVEGNEAALATLIKRHESKIYGFIYSKIADRDISNDIFQDTFIKVIKTLKSNSYNEEGKFLPWVMRISHNLIVDHFRKTKKMPMYRETEEFSIFSIMSDDSLTIEGKMIVDQVEVDLKKLVEELPEDQKEVLVMRMYQDMSFKEISEITGVSINTALGRMRYALMNLRKIIDKHQIILTN, encoded by the coding sequence ATGGCTGATCTGCATACTCCAGACGCTCTATTGGTTAAAAATTATGTTGAAGGCAATGAGGCGGCCCTTGCAACATTAATAAAAAGGCATGAATCTAAGATATATGGTTTTATATATTCTAAGATTGCCGATAGAGATATTTCAAATGATATTTTTCAAGATACTTTTATTAAAGTAATCAAAACTTTAAAAAGCAATTCTTATAACGAAGAAGGTAAATTTTTGCCTTGGGTTATGCGTATTTCTCATAACTTAATCGTAGATCATTTTAGAAAAACTAAAAAAATGCCTATGTATAGAGAAACAGAAGAATTTTCTATTTTCTCTATAATGTCTGACGATTCACTAACAATTGAAGGCAAAATGATTGTAGATCAAGTAGAAGTTGATTTGAAAAAGTTAGTAGAAGAGCTTCCAGAAGATCAAAAAGAGGTTTTAGTAATGCGTATGTATCAAGATATGAGCTTTAAAGAAATCTCTGAAATTACAGGCGTAAGTATCAATACTGCATTGGGAAGAATGCGTTACGCTCTTATGAATTTGAGAAAAATAATTGATAAACATCAAATTATTTTAACCAACTAA
- a CDS encoding tetratricopeptide repeat protein, whose protein sequence is MKENIRMLSCLFMISMGAFAQKEQIKEAQSLYDKGKSQESLAILKKAEYLILNASDEDKSDYYFLKGNVYKDLATKDIDAVNNFTLASQAYQDVFLYENESGKYKSTVKANMALKDMKGSLVNGAMADFKAGRFKESAEKSYKVYLFDKKDTLNLYNAASSSINAKDYNSAVMYYELLKKINYSGKGVLYFASNKKTKEEDRFTSPKARESAIQQGLYDKPRTETVPSKKIEVISNLAYSYMEKKDYLKAESTYNSVLELNPNYIDAYINLAYLKLQIKRDIADEISTLGTTPSEMKKYDKLNAQKDDVTRSAIPYLKKVLTLEPKNEDATKTLLGVYRSLDMTTEYNALKASR, encoded by the coding sequence ATGAAAGAGAACATTAGAATGCTATCATGCTTGTTTATGATTAGTATGGGTGCTTTTGCCCAAAAAGAACAAATCAAGGAAGCACAATCTTTGTATGATAAAGGAAAAAGCCAGGAATCTTTGGCGATTTTAAAGAAAGCAGAATATCTAATCCTTAATGCTTCCGATGAAGACAAATCAGACTATTATTTCTTAAAAGGAAATGTTTATAAAGATCTTGCTACAAAAGATATAGATGCTGTCAATAATTTTACATTAGCATCTCAGGCTTATCAAGATGTTTTTTTATATGAAAATGAGTCTGGAAAATACAAATCTACCGTAAAAGCAAATATGGCTTTAAAAGACATGAAAGGTAGTTTGGTAAACGGTGCGATGGCAGATTTTAAAGCAGGTCGATTTAAAGAAAGTGCTGAGAAAAGTTATAAAGTGTATTTATTTGACAAAAAAGACACTTTAAATTTATACAACGCTGCGTCTTCATCTATTAATGCAAAAGATTACAATTCCGCAGTTATGTATTACGAACTTTTAAAGAAAATTAATTATTCAGGAAAAGGAGTTTTATATTTCGCAAGCAACAAAAAAACTAAAGAAGAAGATAGATTTACTTCTCCAAAAGCTAGAGAATCGGCTATTCAGCAAGGACTTTATGATAAACCAAGAACAGAAACGGTTCCTTCAAAAAAGATTGAAGTTATAAGTAATTTAGCTTATTCTTATATGGAGAAAAAAGATTATCTAAAAGCAGAGTCAACTTATAATTCGGTTTTAGAGTTAAATCCTAATTACATCGATGCTTATATTAATTTAGCTTATCTTAAATTGCAGATAAAGAGAGATATAGCAGATGAAATTTCAACTTTAGGAACGACTCCTTCAGAAATGAAAAAGTACGATAAATTGAATGCTCAAAAAGACGATGTAACAAGAAGTGCGATTCCGTATCTTAAAAAAGTTTTGACACTTGAACCTAAAAACGAAGATGCAACAAAAACATTATTAGGTGTTTATAGATCTTTAGATATGACTACTGAATATAATGCGTTAAAAGCATCAAGATAA
- a CDS encoding endonuclease III domain-containing protein, with protein sequence MNKEARVQFVIDTLKELYPTIPVPLDHKDPYTLLIAVLLSAQCTDVRVNQITPLLFAKADNPYDMVKMSVEEIKEIIRPCGLSPMKSKGIYGLSEILIEKYNGEVPQSFEALEALPAVGHKTASVVMSQAFGVPAFPVDTHIHRLMYRWNLSNGKNVAQTEKDAKRLFPRDLWNDLHLQIIWYGREYSPARGWSLEKDIITKTIGKKSIIEEMEKASVISKNKAQK encoded by the coding sequence ATGAATAAAGAAGCTCGTGTACAATTTGTTATTGATACTTTAAAAGAACTCTACCCTACTATACCTGTTCCATTAGATCATAAAGATCCTTATACTTTATTAATTGCCGTTTTACTTTCTGCTCAATGTACTGATGTTCGCGTGAACCAAATCACTCCTTTGCTGTTTGCAAAAGCCGATAATCCGTACGACATGGTGAAAATGTCTGTGGAAGAAATTAAAGAAATTATTCGTCCTTGCGGTTTATCGCCAATGAAATCGAAAGGAATTTATGGTTTATCTGAAATTTTGATTGAAAAATATAATGGAGAAGTTCCGCAGAGTTTTGAAGCGCTCGAAGCTTTACCTGCCGTTGGACATAAAACAGCAAGCGTTGTAATGTCGCAAGCTTTTGGAGTTCCTGCTTTTCCCGTTGACACGCATATTCACAGATTAATGTATAGATGGAATTTATCGAATGGCAAAAATGTTGCTCAAACCGAAAAAGATGCTAAGAGATTATTTCCTAGAGATTTATGGAATGATTTGCATCTCCAGATTATTTGGTACGGAAGAGAATATTCGCCTGCTCGCGGTTGGAGTCTTGAAAAAGATATTATTACCAAAACAATTGGAAAAAAATCAATTATTGAAGAAATGGAAAAAGCTTCTGTGATTTCAAAAAATAAGGCGCAAAAGTAA
- the bcp gene encoding thioredoxin-dependent thiol peroxidase gives MTTLKVGDKAPNFSGTDQDGKTHKLADYAGKKLVVFFYPKASTPGCTAEACDLRDNFERFKANNYELLGVSADSAKAQSKFKDKYEFPFPLLADEDKSVINAFGVWGPKKFMGKEYDGIHRTTFVIDEKGIIEEVIEKVKTKEHASQILK, from the coding sequence ATGACAACATTAAAAGTAGGAGATAAAGCGCCAAATTTTTCAGGAACAGATCAAGACGGAAAAACACATAAACTAGCAGATTACGCAGGAAAAAAGCTAGTTGTTTTCTTTTATCCAAAAGCAAGCACGCCAGGTTGTACAGCCGAAGCATGTGATTTAAGAGATAATTTCGAACGTTTTAAAGCCAATAATTACGAACTTTTAGGAGTAAGTGCAGACAGTGCAAAAGCACAATCTAAATTTAAAGACAAATACGAATTTCCTTTTCCGTTACTTGCCGACGAAGATAAGTCAGTTATCAATGCGTTTGGAGTTTGGGGACCAAAAAAGTTTATGGGAAAAGAATACGACGGAATCCATAGAACAACTTTCGTAATCGACGAAAAAGGAATTATCGAAGAGGTAATCGAAAAAGTAAAAACAAAAGAACACGCTTCGCAGATTTTGAAATAG